The following are encoded together in the Plasmodium vinckei vinckei genome assembly, chromosome: PVVCY_12 genome:
- a CDS encoding WD repeat-containing protein, putative gives MNSIKRICANHGVKCIHLLNSNLVCISFGNIIKVINIINKDILLEYAVSNSSNIYGLIYKKYDENRGILICHGVHKIYAYKLCISNYKCTLKLLSKYCLNKWILNIKFLNCTNKKDYTLIICLSNGSAILLDIYKRMILQKWKFNDIFLLYCADIYIKKKKKDYKVIIAGGTPFNKVLLWSIKIEKKFKKNEKEKSIISLDHYQELKGHRGIIFKVKFFKKSKYLGSVSDDREGIIWSKLISEKNNRKIKREYNEELTEINYNNKFNQNESTNFLLYYKINTVLIGHDARVWNIEMCKHKNKIYFVTCSEDSTCIIYELKNKIKSNDLNNKNVCRQTGISFKYSSTCSGSIRFILFNPTYRILLSGFDNGSVHFISFYKLIKNNSKINPITNEEGNNENKSEQTSEQTSNLCYYDDQFLKKKNMINFLDESLNKELEKTNDWVRSINHINMTNIIICTNFGKIYILKASQIKNRLTLLHKIEDKNCLLTCLTFYGLNYISLGFSNGYSSFLFLSNNNLYNSNIIFSKYFKCFSHRVSDINLIPLSTLSYNKIISSNEYQNIVDILYLNLKKSASNNTKQDLSNFNNATSDNSTFYMVMYNNEIESDSERHKVKNIVSNFLLTTFDHTGNIKFFGIQNEDGKINFFEISETFIDVKNKKSKIISFNYALREKQTKKESLNSLNIIIFLGDEYGCIFIIYLKIPIQIYEKKRIYDFENITIKYKDKLRVHGNRKVFDIKIIDGFIYSCGQNGNIIKYQLYKNKIYTLYKLCLIKIPYYSSIYKLIPMFINTTKGEDSNPPYNTTCSQEDNIHNMVVCCFKEKKFVLYDLKNKIEYISVECGGFRRPLSIFMRYTNNLMKTFSFCFCKDKNIFFYFKDLNQNKSNIIPYNQIYINSDFHTKSISSILWINKNYFVTCSEDGTIKILFTKLIKQSQESKPSVLDPKKDLKMNSKNKYDRKSYLRHRIEVVQNVYNHNEPIFSICFLKNSFYNFQNLRFLASVGAKNSINLFYIFINNNKIPIIYHIEKLKVPIFSSNLRFLCVEGTYQISDQTENNYVIHFDIFIGTSMGHIFRYNNGIYEFKIYKNIVFSKIQKRATLTSSYNLHSTILSISLASIFTNKKNSSHKLKEVQRISHKLKEVQRISHKLKEVQSMNHKLNDVQNNLHTESNIETSSNIPSDVTQKLDPNELHLLVKKKKKKKWSDNKMHNILVSGLNNGHVYIYHVEEDKMDLLKKIKVHQNGINKISIKKKNNILHIFTCGDDQSINILTIKIKDKIKDFEIIKNETSTIKINQDMTNNSNIQKRFRIFILQNTNMPNSHYSSIRSIVNFSNFVITTSWDQYISIWKMNKWSVKKLGNENENKNEDKNKHVIALSSFKKFKMAVYDVSCLNYLVVKKKNILKIDENNQQNYDRKVYLSVAGTNGSIECFLLSMEK, from the coding sequence ATGAATAGCATAAAAAGGATTTGTGCTAACCATGGGGTAAAATGTATACACCTTTTGAACTCCAATCTAGTATGCATATCTTTTggtaatattataaaagtaataaatataataaataaagatatacTATTAGAATATGCAGTTTCAAATAgtagtaatatatatggattgatttataaaaaatatgatgaaaatagaGGCATATTAATTTGTCATGGggtacataaaatatatgcctACAAATTATGCATAAGCAATTATAAGTGCACTTTAAAACTGCTATCTAAGTACTGCCTAAACAAATGGATATTAAACATAaagtttttaaattgtacTAACAAAAAAGATTATACCCTAATTATATGCTTAAGTAATGGATCTGCTATACTATTAGACATATACAAACGTATGATCTTACAAAAATGGAAATtcaatgatatatttttattatattgtgccgatatttatataaaaaaaaaaaaaaaagattatAAAGTTATAATAGCGGGAGGCACACCCTTCAATAAGGTATTACTATGGagtataaaaattgaaaaaaaatttaaaaaaaatgaaaaagaaaagagtATTATTTCACTAGATCATTATCAAGAATTAAAAGGACATAGAGGTATCATATTTAAAGtgaaatttttcaaaaaatcaAAGTATCTTGGTTCAGTATCTGATGATAGAGAGGGTATAATTTGGTCGAAATTAATAagcgaaaaaaataatagaaaaataaaaagagaatataatgaagaaCTGAcagaaataaattataataataagttTAATCAAAATGAGTCtactaattttttgttatattataaaataaatacagtATTAATTGGACATGATGCTAGAGTATGGAATATAGAAATGTGTAAacataaaaacaaaatttattttgttactTGTAGTGAAGATTCAacatgtattatatatgaattaaaaaataaaataaaatcaaatgatttaaataataaaaatgtatgtaGACAAACTGGAATTTCTTTCAAATATTCAAGCACATGCTCAGGGTCAATCcgatttattttatttaatccAACTTATAGGATCTTACTTTCAGGATTTGATAATGGTTCTgtacattttatttctttttataaattaataaaaaataattcaaaaataaatcctATCACAAATGAAGAAggtaataatgaaaataaatcagAACAAACTTCTGAACAAACCTCAAATCTTTGTTACTATGATGaccaatttttaaaaaaaaaaaatatgataaattttttagatgaaagtttaaataaagaattagaaaaaacaaatgattGGGTTAGATCtataaatcatataaatatgactaatattataatttgtacaaattttggaaaaatatatattttaaaagctagccaaataaaaaatagattaACATTGTTACATAAAATAgaagataaaaattgtttattaacatgtttaactttttatggattaaattatatttctcTTGGATTTAGTAATGGATATTCttcttttctatttttatcaaataataatctatacaattcaaatattattttttcaaaatattttaaatgtttttCGCATCGAGTAAGTGACATCAATCTAATTCCCCTATCTACTTTAAGTTacaacaaaattatatcatctaatgaatatcaaaatatagTGGATATCTTATATTtgaacttaaaaaaaagtgcaTCTAATAACACAAAACAAGACCTCTCCAACTTTAACAATGCAACATCTGATAACTCTACATTTTACATGGTCATGTacaataatgaaatagaaTCAGATTCTGAACGACATaaagtgaaaaatattgtcTCGAACTTTTTACTAACAACATTTGATCATAcaggaaatataaaattttttggaatacaaaatgaagatggaaaaataaacttttttgaaatatctGAAACATTTATAGatgtgaaaaataaaaaatccaAAATAATATCCTTTAATTATGCATTAAGagaaaaacaaacaaaaaaagaatctCTAAATAGtttgaatattataatatttttaggtGATGAGTATggttgtatttttattatctatttaaaaattcctatccaaatatatgaaaaaaaaagaatatatgattttgaaaatattactattaaatataaagacaAGTTACGAGTACATGGTAATAGAAAAGTGTTTGAcatcaaaataattgatGGATTCATTTATTCTTGTGGccaaaatggaaatataataaaatatcaattatataaaaataaaatatatacattatataaattatgtttGATTAAAATTCCATATTATTCctctatttataaattaattccAATGTTTATCAATACTACAAAGGGGGAAGACTCTAACCCTCCTTATAACACAACTTGCTCTCAAGAAGACAATATCCATAATATGGTTGTTTGCTGCtttaaggaaaaaaaatttgttttatacgatttaaaaaataaaattgaatatatatcagTAGAATGTGGAGGTTTTAGAAGGCCTTTAAGTATTTTTATGagatatacaaataatttgatgaaaacattttccttttgtttttgtaaagataaaaatatatttttttattttaaagacttgaatcaaaataaatcaaatattATACCATACaatcaaatttatataaattcagATTTTCATACTAAAAGTATTTCTTCCATTCTATggataaacaaaaattattttgttacCTGCTCAGAGGATGGGACtatcaaaattttatttaccaAGCTAATTAAACAAAGCCAAGAATCGAAACCGTCTGTACTAGACCCTAAAAAAGATCTTAAAATGAattctaaaaataaatatgatcgCAAAAGTTATTTGCGACACCGAATTGAGGTAGTTCAAAATGTCTACAATCATAATGAGCCAATTTTTTCTATctgttttttaaaaaattcattttataattttcaaaatctTCGATTTTTAGCAAGTGTTGGAGCAAAAAATTCTATCaaccttttttatatttttataaataataataaaattccaattatatatcatatagaaaaattaaaagttCCAATTTTTTCGAGTAATCTTCGATTTTTATGTGTTGAAGGAACTTATCAAATATCAGATCAAacagaaaataattatgttattcattttgatatatttattggaACATCTATGGGTCATATATTTAGATATAATAATggtatatatgaatttaaaatatataaaaatatcgttttttcaaaaattcaAAAGCGTGCAACCTTAACAAGTTCTTACAACTTACACAGCACAATACTCTCAATTAGTCTAGCCAGCATTTttactaataaaaaaaattctagCCACAAACTAAAAGAAGTACAAAGAATAAGCCACAAACTAAAAGAAGTACAAAGAATAAGCCACAAACTAAAAGAAGTACAAAGCATGAACCACAAATTAAATGACGTGCAAAACAATCTACATACTGAATCAAATATAGAAACAAGCAGTAACATTCCAAGTGATGTGACACAAAAGTTAGACCCAAATGAGTTACACCTTCtcgttaaaaaaaaaaaaaaaaaaaaatggagtGATAACAAaatgcataatatattagttTCCGGACTAAATAATGGacatgtttatatttatcatgttgaagaagataaaatggatttacttaaaaaaataaaagtacaTCAAAAtggaattaataaaatatctattaaaaaaaaaaataatattttacatatttttacatgtGGAGATGATCAATCTATTAATATACTtactataaaaattaaagataaaataaaagattttgaaattataaaaaatgaaactaGTACTATCAAAATTAATCAAGACATGACTAACAATTctaatatacaaaaacgatttagaatttttattttacaaaatacaaatatgcCAAATTCACATTATTCATCAATTAGGTCAATAGTAAATTTCTCAAACTTTGTCATAACAACATCATGGGATCAGTACATATCCATATggaaaatgaataaatggAGCGTCAAAAAATTAGgcaatgaaaatgaaaataaaaatgaagacaAAAATAAGCATGTTATTGCCCTGTCTAGtttcaaaaaattcaaaatggCGGTTTATGACGTTTCATGCTTAAACTATTTAGtggttaaaaaaaaaaatattttaaaaattgatgaaaataatcaaCAAAATTACGACCGTAAAGTGTACTTATCCGTTGCTGGCACAAATGGAAGTATCGAGTGTTTCTTATTAAGTATGGAAAAATGA
- a CDS encoding RNA methyltransferase, putative has translation MNISVNIIRRYVGSNKYICSFPFFDIHHKLGNSIKNNHSVFHFNSKIVSLFSTLNENNESNKDELTSTDSSLNPHWIGIEQSEVYKKVAKEEQKKIDYIKKNEENNEYLSISKRSKLMKYIIRLRKKSNFRKKNNAFFVKGTKTIMSLSRDHNLNMEVVLSNSKTFLKYFKDKCNKLYYVNNDILNYIFLDSLKFIKDKNYDSVAIVKIPNIENTKTEKKIKFLLALDRIRYAYNLGKILNIAYSMNIDFIFYINNTVDPYNHQVMDITNGKHLFIPYNVGSYNELNKFCELNNLVPIVAHTNGMTPQSFLKNITNQGICLILGNESTGPHKDIFSFAKPVSLPMHEMTNSLNVSVAAGILIHYLKNGL, from the exons atgaacatttcagtaaatataataaggaGATATGTAGgaagtaataaatatatttgttcattTCCCTTTTTTGATATTCACCACAAATTGGGTAAcagcataaaaaataatcatagtgtatttcattttaatagtaaaattgtttcattatttagtacccttaatgaaaataatgaatcaAATAAAGATGAACTAACTTCAACTGATTCGAGTTTAAACCCACACTGGATTGGGATTGAACAAAGTGAGGTATATAAGAAAGTTGCTAAAgaagaacaaaaaaaaatagactatataaaaaaaaatgaagaaaataatgaatatttaagTATTTCAAAAAGATCAAAActtatgaaatatataatacgattaagaaaaaaaagtaattttagaaaaaaaaataatgcattttttgttaaagGTACAAAAACAATTATGAGTTTATCAAGAGATCATAATTTAAACATGGAAGTTGTTTTATCTAATTCAAAAACAttcttaaaatatttcaaagataaatgtaataaactatattatgtaaataatgatatattaaattatatatttttagattcattaaaatttataaaagataaaaattatgattcTGTAGCTATAGTAAAAATTccaaatatagaaaataccaaaacagaaaaaaaaataaaatttttattagcaTTAGATCGAATTAGATATGCATATAACCTTgggaaaatattaaatatagcATATTCAATGAATAttgattttatattttatattaataatacagTAGATCCATATAACCATCAAGTTATGGATATAACTAATGGgaaacatttatttattccttACAATGTTGGATcatataatgaattaaataaattttgtgaattaaataatttagttCCAATTGTTGCACACACAAATGGTATGACACCACaatcttttttaaaaaatataactaaTCAAGGAATATGTCTTATTTTAGGAAATGAATCAACAGGCCCTCACAAGGACATTTTCTCTTTTGCAAAACC GGTCTCCTTACCAATGCATGAGATGACAAACTCACTTAATGTGTCAGTGGCTGCAGGAATTCTCATACACTATCTTAAAAAtggattataa
- a CDS encoding inner membrane complex protein 1g, putative, with protein MCSTPNKLACCSGDNVFDPTPNENDQYPQIVNKHLPSKVLEPIIQNKIIEVPKEVYLEKIVEVPQIKTVERIVEEIRPVVKYKNIYKTKTVYVEKIKNVDKIIYEEKIIEVPQIKTIEKVVEVPVYVDRERIIHVPKYMIVEKVIPVLKTTKKETIKEIPEINCPDIDITEEVEVEEEQQVEELKENETVTVSNDNDAEVLNNLHFENMNSQIMMTMGSTEDTTVDTIREDNYCGTVNCKFIPPFGDFPQMRSSMCKGFPEREKRFSNMNIYATKDNSLPKIRISKTPNVVQRGFYCN; from the coding sequence ATGTGTTCTACACCCAATAAATTAGCCTGTTGCTCTGGCGACAACGTTTTTGATCCTACcccaaatgaaaatgatcaATACCCACAAATAGTAAATAAGCATTTACCATCAAAAGTTTTAGAGCcaattattcaaaataaaattattgaaGTTCCTAAAGAGGTATATTTAGAAAAGATAGTAGAAGTTCCTCAAATAAAAACTGTTGAAAGAATAGTAGAAGAAATAAGACCAGTTGTTAagtacaaaaatatttataaaaccAAAACAGTTTatgttgaaaaaataaaaaatgttgataaaataatttatgaagaaaaaattattgaaGTTCCCCAAATTAAAACTATTGAAAAGGTTGTCGAAGTACCAGTATATGTAGACAGAGAAAGAATTATTCATGTaccaaaatatatgattgttgaaaaagttatacctgtattaaaaacaacaaaaaaagaaaccATTAAAGAAATTCCTGAAATAAATTGCCCAGATATTGATATAACAGAAGAAGTCGAAGTAGAAGAAGAACAACAAGTTgaagaattaaaagaaaatgaaaccGTAACTGTTTCCAATGATAATGATGCTGaagtattaaataatttacattTCGAAAACATGAACTCACAAATAATGATGACTATGGGATCTACTGAAGATACAACTGTTGATACAATACGTGAAGACAATTATTGTGGAACCGTAAATTGTAAATTTATACCACCCTTTGGCGATTTCCCACAAATGCGATCATCAATGTGTAAAGGATTCCCAGAACGAGAAAAACGTTTTtcaaatatgaatatatacgCAACAAAAGATAATTCTCTTCCTAAAATAAGAATTTCAAAAACTCCAAATGTAGTTCAAAGAGGATTTTATTGTAATTAG